One stretch of Paenibacillus sp. FSL R5-0341 DNA includes these proteins:
- a CDS encoding BrxA/BrxB family bacilliredoxin, with protein sequence MSMSFDQYMKDMVQPMRDELTRLGIQELRTPEEVEASLPDAKGTALIVINSVCGCAAGQCRPGVSQALQNDITPDHLYTVFAGQDKEATAKAREFFAPYPPSSPSIALMKDGELVHFIERHQVEDRSAEEIAADLTSAFERYCR encoded by the coding sequence ATGTCAATGTCATTTGATCAATACATGAAAGATATGGTTCAACCTATGCGGGATGAGCTAACTCGTCTGGGCATTCAGGAGTTGCGTACTCCTGAAGAAGTGGAAGCAAGTCTGCCGGATGCAAAAGGAACAGCGCTGATCGTCATTAACTCAGTCTGCGGATGTGCCGCAGGTCAATGTCGCCCAGGTGTATCTCAAGCCCTTCAGAACGATATTACACCGGATCACCTGTACACTGTATTTGCTGGTCAGGATAAGGAAGCAACTGCAAAAGCACGTGAATTCTTTGCACCGTATCCTCCATCTTCACCGTCCATCGCCTTGATGAAAGACGGAGAACTCGTTCACTTTATTGAGCGTCATCAAGTGGAAGACCGTTCTGCAGAGGAAATTGCGGCTGATCTCACTAGTGCATTTGAACGTTACTGCCGTTAA
- the nadE gene encoding ammonia-dependent NAD(+) synthetase: MSLQQQIIAELKVKPSINEEEEVRKRVDFLKTYVKNAGAKGLLIAISGGIDSAVATALCKQATDELTQENNQEYKTLGVFQPYGEQADIDHSYAVAKAYDLKHVVETNIEDAVNEIALEVEQGFKSLGSPRHMTHQGKGNVKARTRMVMQYALSFEENLLVVGTDHASEAITGFYTKWGDGAVDITPLSTLNKRQVRQLAAYLNVPQAILDKAPSAGLWEGQTDEDELGISYEANSDYLEGKQIDPAAQERLEAFYTRTHHKRNAIPGI; the protein is encoded by the coding sequence ATGAGTTTGCAACAACAGATCATCGCTGAATTGAAGGTTAAACCAAGCATTAACGAAGAAGAGGAAGTTCGCAAGCGTGTTGATTTTCTGAAGACGTATGTTAAAAATGCGGGTGCCAAGGGTTTGCTGATTGCGATCAGCGGCGGTATTGATAGTGCAGTAGCTACGGCGCTTTGTAAACAAGCGACGGACGAGCTTACACAAGAAAACAATCAAGAGTACAAAACTCTCGGTGTATTCCAACCTTACGGTGAACAAGCCGATATCGACCACAGCTACGCTGTAGCGAAAGCATACGATTTGAAGCATGTCGTGGAAACCAATATCGAAGATGCCGTTAACGAGATTGCACTCGAAGTGGAGCAAGGCTTCAAATCCTTGGGCAGCCCACGCCATATGACTCACCAAGGCAAAGGTAACGTTAAGGCAAGAACTCGTATGGTTATGCAATATGCGCTTTCGTTTGAAGAAAACCTGCTCGTTGTAGGTACGGATCACGCGTCCGAAGCCATCACGGGTTTCTATACCAAATGGGGCGATGGCGCTGTGGATATCACGCCACTGAGCACCTTGAATAAACGTCAGGTACGCCAGCTGGCAGCATATCTGAACGTGCCACAAGCTATTTTGGACAAGGCACCATCTGCGGGATTATGGGAAGGTCAGACGGACGAAGATGAGCTGGGGATTTCGTATGAAGCGAACAGCGACTATCTCGAAGGCAAGCAGATTGATCCGGCTGCACAAGAGCGCCTCGAAGCGTTCTATACGCGCACACATCACAAACGTAATGCCATTCCTGGTATCTAA
- a CDS encoding alpha/beta fold hydrolase: protein MPITFELPTDVDAIIRGDFFPAQQPAQGVIILAHGYKGFKDWGMFPYAASQLSKTHHVLTFNFSHNGIGEYLEQFSELEKFAVNTYSRELADLALVLEYVAIQPELAGLPVYLVGHSRGAGVSLVYALDHPEQVAGVISWNGVTNLDLFSAEQKEEMRTHGRSHVVNGRTGQQMPLDVSILEDLDKHHERYAIIDRLASSTLHVALIQGTEDPQRLRDGSAALVQARPDIPWHQIPEGNHTFNTVHPFKETTPQLEQAITQTLQQIKEWNS from the coding sequence ATGCCTATAACTTTTGAATTGCCCACTGACGTAGATGCTATCATTCGCGGGGACTTTTTCCCTGCACAACAACCCGCTCAAGGGGTCATCATTCTGGCTCACGGATACAAAGGCTTCAAAGACTGGGGCATGTTCCCCTATGCAGCTTCACAACTAAGCAAGACACATCATGTGCTGACCTTCAATTTCTCTCACAACGGTATTGGCGAATATCTGGAGCAATTCTCTGAACTTGAAAAGTTCGCAGTGAATACGTACAGCCGGGAGCTTGCTGATCTGGCCCTAGTGCTTGAGTATGTAGCTATACAACCTGAACTCGCTGGACTTCCTGTATACCTGGTTGGACATAGCCGTGGTGCGGGCGTAAGTCTCGTTTATGCATTGGATCATCCCGAGCAGGTGGCAGGTGTCATCTCCTGGAATGGGGTAACCAATCTGGATCTCTTCTCAGCGGAGCAAAAAGAAGAAATGCGTACGCATGGCCGCAGCCATGTCGTTAACGGACGTACAGGCCAGCAGATGCCACTGGACGTCTCTATTCTGGAGGACCTGGACAAGCATCACGAACGTTACGCGATCATTGACCGTTTGGCTTCTTCAACGTTGCACGTCGCACTCATTCAGGGAACAGAAGATCCCCAGCGTCTGCGGGACGGTTCTGCCGCATTAGTTCAAGCCCGCCCTGATATTCCATGGCACCAGATACCTGAAGGGAACCACACCTTTAATACGGTACATCCTTTTAAGGAAACCACTCCGCAACTGGAGCAAGCCATCACCCAAACCCTGCAACAGATCAAAGAATGGAATAGCTAA
- the acpS gene encoding holo-ACP synthase, which yields MIYGIGNDVLEIGRMRKLLSGRHAEAFIKRILTPAEREIAAERGKRMTEFVSGRFAAKEAVSKAFGCGIGGIMGFTDIEVLPDGTGRPVASLSSQAWERLQLPYDKQYDIHLSITHQTELAAAFAIVEQMEK from the coding sequence ATGATATATGGCATTGGCAATGATGTGCTGGAGATTGGACGTATGCGCAAGCTGCTGTCTGGTCGCCATGCGGAAGCTTTTATAAAACGAATTTTAACGCCAGCAGAGCGGGAGATCGCGGCAGAGCGGGGAAAGCGGATGACGGAGTTTGTATCCGGTCGATTTGCAGCGAAAGAAGCGGTGTCCAAGGCATTTGGCTGCGGGATTGGTGGCATCATGGGCTTCACTGACATTGAAGTGCTACCTGATGGGACAGGGCGTCCCGTGGCCTCGCTGTCCAGTCAAGCCTGGGAACGTCTGCAGCTGCCATATGATAAGCAATATGACATTCATTTGAGTATTACGCATCAGACGGAATTGGCAGCGGCCTTTGCGATCGTAGAACAGATGGAAAAGTAG
- the mutY gene encoding A/G-specific adenine glycosylase codes for MGLQEQKQHFSVNLLDWYMVNRRDLPWRRHNNPYFTWVSEIMLQQTRVDTVIPYFNRFIGNFPTVQALAEAPEEDVLKNWEGLGYYSRARNLQAAARQVMELHGGEMPQEKQAVFALKGVGPYTAGAILSIAFNQPQPAVDGNVMRVLSRYFLIDEDIMKGSTRVLMEELAGELIPEGRARDFNQALMELGALVCTPKAPHCLTCPVMEQCSGRIAGRELTLPVKTKAKPPRPEQRLVAIVEGRGAHRGQVLVRQRPDTGLLARMWELPHVLAAPAAASKKAAPLADEPAMALLAGSLWAEGFAARPEGLATHAEHVFSHIVWSLQVYKCTEQDQSSELPLIAAEARAAYDAQAATREGTASSSAVSPESDTTHSSEPGTPNAQNISTSLNDGEMLMSSSDVSDPALSTLTLTGKGDGLTYRWIGPEDMDKMAFPNIFLKLISSYFAGAYDQVNN; via the coding sequence ATGGGTTTACAGGAACAGAAACAACATTTCAGCGTGAATTTGCTGGACTGGTATATGGTCAACCGACGGGATTTGCCGTGGCGTCGCCACAACAATCCGTATTTCACATGGGTATCGGAGATTATGCTTCAGCAGACTCGGGTCGATACGGTAATTCCGTATTTCAATCGTTTTATCGGAAATTTCCCGACCGTGCAGGCGTTGGCGGAAGCACCCGAAGAGGATGTGTTGAAAAATTGGGAGGGACTCGGGTATTACTCCCGTGCACGTAATCTTCAGGCAGCCGCGAGACAAGTCATGGAGCTGCACGGAGGAGAGATGCCTCAGGAGAAACAGGCTGTCTTTGCATTAAAAGGGGTGGGCCCGTATACGGCCGGGGCCATTCTCAGCATTGCCTTCAACCAGCCGCAGCCTGCGGTAGATGGCAATGTCATGCGGGTACTGTCCCGATACTTCCTCATCGATGAGGACATTATGAAGGGCAGCACCCGGGTGTTGATGGAAGAGCTCGCAGGAGAGCTCATTCCGGAAGGGCGGGCGCGTGATTTCAATCAGGCGCTGATGGAGCTTGGTGCGCTGGTGTGTACACCCAAAGCGCCGCACTGCCTGACTTGCCCGGTCATGGAGCAATGTTCCGGCCGTATCGCCGGAAGAGAGCTTACGCTGCCGGTTAAGACCAAGGCGAAGCCGCCGCGCCCTGAGCAGCGGCTGGTCGCGATTGTGGAGGGCCGCGGTGCTCATCGCGGCCAAGTGCTTGTGCGCCAGCGCCCAGACACGGGCCTATTGGCCCGCATGTGGGAGCTGCCACATGTGCTCGCGGCGCCCGCCGCAGCGAGCAAGAAGGCAGCGCCGCTGGCGGATGAGCCGGCCATGGCATTGCTGGCCGGCAGTCTATGGGCGGAAGGCTTCGCTGCCCGCCCGGAAGGGCTGGCTACCCATGCGGAGCATGTGTTCAGCCACATTGTCTGGAGCCTGCAGGTGTACAAGTGTACCGAGCAGGACCAGAGCAGTGAGCTTCCGCTGATCGCAGCGGAAGCCAGAGCCGCCTACGATGCACAGGCGGCAACAAGGGAGGGCACAGCCTCATCATCAGCTGTGTCACCTGAATCAGACACAACGCATTCATCGGAGCCGGGCACGCCTAATGCGCAGAACATCTCAACATCGCTTAACGATGGAGAGATGTTGATGTCATCATCTGACGTTAGTGATCCTGCGCTGAGCACGCTGACACTGACAGGTAAAGGTGATGGCTTGACCTACCGCTGGA